A DNA window from Christiangramia salexigens contains the following coding sequences:
- the atpE gene encoding ATP synthase F0 subunit C — MELLYVGLAALGAGLAVVGAAIGVGKIGGSAMDAIARQPEASGKIQTAMIIAAALVEGVALFGVVAALLGVLR, encoded by the coding sequence ATGGAATTATTGTATGTAGGTCTTGCAGCTCTTGGAGCTGGTTTAGCAGTTGTTGGAGCCGCAATTGGTGTGGGTAAAATTGGTGGTTCTGCTATGGACGCCATTGCTCGTCAACCAGAAGCTTCAGGAAAGATTCAGACCGCAATGATTATTGCTGCTGCACTTGTAGAAGGTGTTGCCCTTTTTGGGGTGGTTGCTGCTCTACTTGGTGTACTTAGATAA
- a CDS encoding F0F1 ATP synthase subunit B, producing the protein MDLITPDFGLFFWQTIVFLVLLLLMAKFAWKPILNSVRNREESINDALASAEKARKEMQNLQADNEQLLKEARAERDAILKEARELKEKTIASATEEAKAKADRVVADAKKSIELEKQSAMAELKNQVAELSVEIAEKVVRKELSSKEEQHQMIEKMLGDAKLN; encoded by the coding sequence ATGGATTTAATAACTCCCGATTTTGGCTTGTTCTTTTGGCAAACCATCGTGTTTCTAGTATTGCTTCTTCTTATGGCTAAATTCGCCTGGAAGCCAATTCTTAATTCAGTAAGAAACCGTGAGGAATCTATTAATGATGCTTTGGCATCTGCAGAGAAGGCTCGTAAAGAAATGCAAAACCTTCAAGCTGATAATGAGCAACTTCTTAAAGAAGCTCGTGCTGAAAGAGATGCGATTCTTAAAGAAGCCCGTGAGTTAAAAGAAAAGACCATTGCTTCTGCTACTGAAGAAGCGAAGGCAAAGGCAGATAGAGTAGTAGCTGATGCTAAGAAAAGCATCGAGTTGGAAAAACAATCTGCTATGGCTGAATTAAAAAATCAGGTTGCAGAACTATCTGTAGAGATTGCAGAAAAAGTAGTTCGCAAGGAATTATCAAGTAAAGAAGAGCAACACCAAATGATCGAGAAGATGTTAGGTGACGCTAAGCTAAACTAA
- the atpH gene encoding ATP synthase F1 subunit delta, whose protein sequence is MRGTRAAQRYAKAILSLAKDKNAADAVHQDMQSIANTVLKSKELEDMLTSPVIRNSLKKSTLLEIFKDLNGVTIGALDILLENGRISILHLVARQYIIKYNELNKVQEAVVTTAVPLDAKLESVILEKVKELTGFAASLKNVIDENIIGGFILRIGDLQYDASVSRNLTRLKRELKDNTYVSKV, encoded by the coding sequence ATGAGAGGAACCAGAGCAGCACAAAGATATGCAAAGGCCATCCTTTCGCTTGCAAAGGATAAAAATGCGGCTGATGCTGTGCACCAGGACATGCAGTCTATCGCCAACACCGTGCTAAAAAGCAAGGAGCTGGAAGATATGCTTACGAGTCCGGTAATCAGAAACAGTCTTAAGAAAAGTACTTTGCTTGAGATTTTCAAGGACCTTAATGGTGTAACCATAGGAGCCTTGGATATACTTCTTGAAAATGGAAGAATTTCTATTCTTCATTTGGTAGCAAGACAGTATATCATTAAATATAATGAGCTAAACAAGGTACAGGAAGCTGTTGTAACAACTGCAGTACCTTTGGATGCAAAACTTGAATCGGTGATTTTGGAGAAAGTCAAAGAGCTTACAGGTTTTGCAGCGAGTCTTAAAAATGTGATCGATGAGAATATCATTGGTGGCTTTATTTTAAGGATAGGGGATTTGCAATATGATGCTAGTGTATCACGCAACCTAACCAGACTTAAAAGAGAATTAAAAGACAACACATACGTTTCAAAAGTTTAA
- the atpA gene encoding F0F1 ATP synthase subunit alpha, translating to MAEVNPAEVSAILKQQLSGFESKASLDEVGTVLTVGDGIANVYGLSNAQYGELVQFESGLEGIVLNLEEDNVGVVLLGPTKEIKEGSVVKRTRRIASINVGEGIVGRVVDTLGAPIDGKGPIEGETFEMPLERKAPGVIYRQPVNEPLQTGIKSIDAMVPVGRGQRELVIGDRQTGKTTVCIDTILNQKEFYDAGEPVYCIYVAIGQKASTVAGIAKVLEDKGALAYTTIVAANASDPAPMQVYAPFAGAAIGEYFRDTGRPALIVYDDLSKQAVAYREVSLLLRRPPGREAYPGDVFFLHSRLLERAAKVISDNTIAKQMNDLPESLKDKVKGGGSLTALPIIETQAGDVSAYIPTNVISITDGQIFLTSDLFNSGVRPAIDVGISVSRVGGSAQIKSMKKVAGTLKLDQAQYRELEAFAKFGSDLDAATMNVISKGKRNVEILKQGQNDPYPVENQIAIIYAGSKNLLRDVPVEKVREFERAYLEYLDAKHRDVLDTLKAGKLTDEVIDTLTSVAKELSGKYKN from the coding sequence ATGGCAGAAGTAAATCCTGCTGAAGTATCAGCAATATTAAAGCAACAATTATCAGGTTTTGAATCCAAGGCCTCTCTAGATGAAGTGGGTACCGTTCTAACCGTAGGTGACGGTATTGCTAACGTTTACGGACTATCCAATGCTCAATACGGGGAATTGGTTCAGTTTGAAAGCGGACTGGAAGGAATTGTATTGAACCTTGAGGAAGACAATGTTGGGGTAGTACTTTTAGGACCTACAAAAGAGATCAAAGAAGGATCTGTAGTTAAAAGAACCCGACGTATTGCATCTATCAATGTAGGTGAAGGAATTGTTGGCCGTGTGGTTGATACTCTTGGAGCTCCAATTGATGGAAAGGGACCAATTGAAGGTGAGACTTTCGAAATGCCTCTAGAGCGTAAAGCTCCCGGAGTTATTTATCGTCAGCCTGTAAATGAGCCGTTACAAACAGGTATCAAATCTATTGATGCTATGGTACCGGTAGGAAGAGGACAGCGTGAGTTGGTAATTGGTGACCGTCAAACAGGTAAGACTACTGTTTGTATCGATACCATCCTTAATCAGAAAGAATTTTATGATGCCGGTGAACCGGTATATTGTATATATGTTGCAATTGGGCAGAAAGCCTCTACTGTTGCAGGTATCGCCAAGGTACTTGAAGATAAGGGAGCTTTAGCTTATACTACGATTGTTGCTGCAAATGCATCAGACCCTGCTCCAATGCAGGTATATGCTCCTTTTGCAGGTGCTGCGATCGGGGAATACTTTAGAGATACAGGTCGTCCTGCATTGATCGTTTATGATGATCTTTCTAAACAGGCTGTAGCGTATCGTGAGGTTTCTCTTTTACTTCGTCGTCCACCGGGACGTGAAGCATATCCTGGGGATGTATTCTTCCTTCACTCAAGACTTCTTGAGCGTGCGGCGAAGGTGATCTCTGATAATACGATCGCTAAGCAAATGAACGATCTACCCGAATCTCTTAAAGATAAAGTAAAAGGTGGTGGTTCACTTACTGCTTTACCAATTATTGAGACTCAGGCGGGTGACGTTTCGGCTTATATTCCAACTAACGTAATTTCGATTACAGATGGTCAGATCTTCTTAACTTCAGACTTGTTTAACTCGGGTGTTCGTCCTGCGATCGACGTAGGTATCTCGGTTTCTCGAGTTGGAGGTTCTGCACAGATCAAATCCATGAAAAAAGTAGCCGGTACTCTTAAACTTGACCAGGCTCAGTATCGTGAACTGGAAGCATTTGCTAAGTTCGGTTCAGATCTTGATGCTGCTACTATGAACGTAATCTCAAAAGGTAAGCGTAATGTGGAGATCCTTAAGCAGGGACAAAACGATCCTTACCCGGTAGAGAACCAGATCGCAATTATCTATGCAGGATCTAAGAACCTGTTAAGAGATGTGCCTGTAGAGAAAGTAAGGGAGTTTGAAAGAGCATACCTTGAATATCTTGATGCTAAGCACAGAGATGTTCTTGACACTCTTAAAGCAGGAAAACTAACAGATGAAGTAATTGATACATTAACATCTGTAGCCAAAGAACTTTCAGGGAAATACAAGAACTAA
- the atpG gene encoding ATP synthase F1 subunit gamma, whose amino-acid sequence MANLKELRSRITSVSSTMQITSAMKMVSAAKLSRAQDAITSMRPYAEKLTQLLQDLSATLDDDSGSKFAEEREVKRVLIVAISSNKGLAGAFNTNIIKKVKSKIQEEYQDKDVEVLTLGKKANDILKKSFHIYRNNNAIFDDLTFENVSEIAEDLMEKFVEGKFDKIEIVYNQFKNAATQYVMDEQLLPIQKFEAESNKQLDYIFEPSKLEIVKDLIPKSLKMQLFKALRDSFASEHGARMTAMHKATDNAKELRDDLKLSYNKARQASITNEILEIVGGAEALNG is encoded by the coding sequence ATGGCAAACTTAAAAGAATTACGTAGTAGGATTACCTCGGTTTCCTCAACAATGCAGATCACCAGTGCCATGAAAATGGTATCTGCTGCGAAATTGAGTAGAGCCCAGGATGCGATCACCTCCATGAGACCGTATGCTGAGAAGTTAACCCAATTACTGCAGGATTTAAGTGCTACACTGGACGATGATTCTGGAAGCAAATTTGCTGAAGAGCGTGAGGTGAAAAGAGTTCTTATTGTTGCTATCTCTTCTAACAAGGGATTGGCCGGAGCTTTTAACACCAACATCATCAAGAAGGTGAAGAGTAAAATTCAGGAGGAGTATCAGGATAAAGATGTAGAAGTTCTTACGCTTGGAAAAAAAGCGAACGATATTCTTAAAAAGTCTTTCCATATCTATCGTAACAACAATGCGATATTTGATGATCTTACTTTTGAAAATGTTTCTGAGATTGCCGAAGATCTAATGGAAAAATTTGTTGAAGGCAAATTTGACAAGATCGAGATCGTGTATAATCAGTTTAAAAATGCAGCCACACAATATGTGATGGACGAGCAATTGCTTCCAATTCAAAAATTTGAAGCAGAAAGTAACAAGCAACTGGATTATATATTTGAACCTTCTAAACTAGAGATCGTAAAGGACCTTATTCCTAAATCTCTTAAAATGCAATTGTTCAAAGCCCTTAGAGATTCCTTTGCTTCTGAGCATGGTGCGCGTATGACTGCGATGCATAAGGCAACAGATAACGCTAAAGAACTTAGGGATGATCTTAAGCTTTCTTATAACAAGGCAAGACAGGCTTCTATTACTAACGAGATCCTTGAGATCGTTGGTGGTGCTGAAGCATTGAATGGATAA
- a CDS encoding lipopolysaccharide biosynthesis protein has protein sequence MSTLKRFFQDTLIYGFATVFPRLMNFVLVPLHTEILPREEYSVNTVFYVWAAFFNVMLTYGMETSFFRFFSQSRDKGKVFSTAFIALTATTLLFAAGVFVFRDSLMQLLDLDPFYFKLLFSVLVLDTLVVVPFAYLRATGRPLKFAGIKIINILIYVLLNFYFLWFVRAYPEYSPVYVQENYSAQDLVGYIFMANVAASAITFVLLLPYFFKTRVNFDPVIFRKMWNYGWPIMVAGIAFVINENLDKLLIKDMISDEIMGAYSGCYKLAVFMTIFVQAFKMGAEPFFFNHAEKDNARQTYAVILKYFVIAGSLIFLVLVSFIDFFKSLVIRDSDYWVAIGIVPVILMANLFLGIYHNLSVWYKLTDRTRTGMYISIFGAGITIILNLTLIPVIGYMAAAWATLIAYGSMMLVSYFLGRKYYPVPYNVKKISFYLLLSIGLSILSYMCFRENILAGVAIIGAFVLVVFSMEREQLYKIVNQ, from the coding sequence TTGAGTACTTTAAAAAGATTTTTTCAAGACACTCTTATATATGGTTTTGCGACGGTATTTCCACGTCTAATGAATTTCGTGTTAGTACCCCTGCATACCGAGATACTGCCAAGGGAAGAATATTCTGTGAATACGGTTTTTTATGTATGGGCAGCATTTTTCAACGTAATGCTAACCTATGGAATGGAAACCTCATTTTTCAGATTCTTCAGTCAGAGTAGGGATAAAGGAAAGGTGTTTTCAACGGCTTTTATAGCGCTAACTGCGACCACTCTATTATTCGCAGCAGGCGTATTTGTGTTTCGGGACAGTCTTATGCAGCTTTTGGATCTGGATCCGTTCTATTTTAAGTTGTTGTTTAGTGTACTTGTACTCGATACACTTGTAGTTGTGCCTTTTGCTTATTTAAGAGCAACCGGAAGACCTTTGAAATTTGCAGGTATTAAGATCATCAATATTCTTATTTATGTCCTGCTCAACTTTTATTTTCTCTGGTTTGTGCGGGCATACCCGGAATACTCTCCGGTATACGTTCAGGAAAATTATTCTGCTCAAGACCTCGTTGGTTATATCTTTATGGCCAATGTGGCTGCCAGCGCAATTACCTTTGTGTTGTTGCTTCCTTATTTCTTTAAGACCAGAGTCAATTTTGATCCTGTGATCTTCAGAAAAATGTGGAATTATGGCTGGCCAATTATGGTGGCAGGTATAGCTTTCGTGATCAATGAAAATCTTGATAAACTACTAATTAAGGATATGATATCCGATGAAATCATGGGTGCATATTCCGGTTGTTATAAATTGGCAGTTTTCATGACCATTTTTGTTCAGGCCTTTAAAATGGGTGCGGAACCTTTCTTTTTTAATCATGCCGAAAAAGACAATGCGAGACAAACCTATGCTGTGATCCTTAAGTATTTTGTGATCGCAGGGAGTTTGATCTTTCTCGTTCTGGTGAGCTTTATAGACTTTTTTAAATCGCTAGTCATTCGGGATTCAGATTACTGGGTCGCGATAGGTATAGTACCGGTTATTCTAATGGCTAATTTATTCTTAGGGATCTACCATAACCTTTCTGTATGGTATAAATTAACCGATAGAACCAGAACCGGAATGTATATCTCTATCTTTGGCGCAGGAATTACGATTATTCTTAATCTTACATTAATTCCGGTAATTGGATATATGGCGGCTGCCTGGGCAACTCTAATCGCGTATGGAAGTATGATGCTTGTATCGTATTTTCTCGGGAGAAAGTACTATCCCGTGCCGTATAACGTTAAAAAAATAAGTTTTTACCTGTTGCTGTCTATTGGACTTTCTATACTTTCCTATATGTGTTTCAGGGAAAATATTTTGGCGGGTGTGGCTATAATTGGCGCATTTGTGCTTGTGGTATTTTCAATGGAACGAGAGCAACTTTATAAAATAGTAAATCAATGA